The Desulfovibrionales bacterium genome window below encodes:
- the lpxK gene encoding tetraacyldisaccharide 4'-kinase has product MNPKLATRNSQLVTLLLPFGHLYGQIMRLRAKLYDFGLFKTRSLPCRVISIGNLTLGGTGKTPLTIWLARYLQGRGKRVAIVSRGYKAKNKGPVSVVSDGRHILLGPDEAGDEPFMMASSLPGVPLLIGKKRFPVGMRAIEDFSPDVVLLDDGYQHLGLARDLNILLLRTVNPFGNGQVFPAGTLREPLSALKRADAFILTYAEEGTESTVEKLRLFLHREFPDRPVFISYCKPVSFYLLNETFIRLGRTKDNENPPSPPFSKGGDTLSPPLGKDGGPSIPPLEKGDIGGFSDEKASHNLSELKGKKALAFCGIAHPESFRKMLIRLDIDLVDLIAYRDHYDYHRGDLEEIEERAARKGAEFIITTEKDAVKIDKRIGAKIPIGVLRTEITFESDFSSFIDECMGI; this is encoded by the coding sequence ATGAACCCAAAACTCGCAACCCGAAACTCGCAACTCGTAACTCTACTCTTACCCTTTGGCCATCTGTACGGCCAGATCATGAGATTGAGAGCAAAACTTTATGACTTTGGTCTCTTTAAGACCCGGAGTCTGCCCTGCCGGGTCATTAGCATCGGCAACCTGACACTGGGGGGCACGGGAAAGACGCCCCTGACTATATGGCTGGCCAGATACCTGCAAGGCAGGGGTAAAAGGGTTGCCATAGTGAGCCGGGGTTATAAGGCGAAAAATAAGGGCCCCGTATCCGTCGTCTCTGACGGCCGGCACATCCTTCTTGGTCCGGATGAGGCCGGAGATGAGCCGTTCATGATGGCCAGCAGTCTTCCGGGTGTCCCGCTTCTTATCGGTAAAAAGCGGTTTCCGGTGGGGATGAGGGCCATAGAAGATTTTAGCCCTGATGTGGTTTTACTTGATGATGGCTACCAACACTTGGGATTGGCCAGAGATCTAAATATCCTCCTTCTCCGGACCGTCAACCCCTTTGGAAATGGGCAGGTATTTCCGGCCGGAACCTTACGCGAACCCCTTTCAGCGCTTAAGCGTGCGGATGCCTTTATTTTGACCTATGCGGAGGAAGGCACTGAATCTACCGTTGAAAAATTAAGGCTCTTTTTACATAGAGAATTCCCTGATAGGCCGGTTTTTATAAGTTATTGCAAACCGGTTTCCTTCTATTTGTTGAACGAAACATTCATCCGCCTTGGGCGGACAAAGGACAATGAAAATCCCCCCTCACCCCCCTTTAGTAAAGGGGGGGATACGTTAAGTCCCCCTTTGGGGAAAGACGGGGGCCCATCAATTCCCCCTTTGGAAAAGGGGGATATAGGGGGATTTTCAGATGAAAAGGCATCACATAACCTATCAGAACTAAAAGGAAAGAAGGCCCTTGCCTTTTGTGGTATAGCCCATCCCGAGTCTTTCAGAAAGATGCTGATTCGTTTAGATATTGATCTGGTTGATCTTATAGCTTATCGTGACCACTATGATTATCATAGAGGTGACCTGGAAGAGATCGAGGAGAGGGCCGCCAGAAAAGGCGCGGAGTTTATAATCACTACAGAAAAAGACGCTGTTAAAATTGATAAACGGATTGGAGCAAAGATCCCTATCGGAGTATTAAGGACAGAAATTACCTTTGAATCTGATTTTTCTTCTTTTATTGATGAGTGTATGGGCATCTAA
- a CDS encoding 3-deoxy-D-manno-octulosonic acid transferase, whose product MFTLYNVLQLIFIFIFLPFILLRIAFTPKYRQRILNRLGLRPPSMDAVNDSGPRIWIHALSVGEVMSSIALVREIRQRFPDWVIIYSTSTATGAGIARQKLGDMVDYLITYPLDLFWSVRQVVKDIRPDLFVLIETDLWPNMLSALSRRGTPIILLNGRISDASFNNYKRFSLFFGPIFSLIDKFAMQSRADEERMIELGISPRKIFRIGNLKFDQEGVQVGEKETGKLRRNLHIPPGSKVFIAGSTHAGEEEIILSAYGKLILTYPDLFLLLAPRDPGRADDVKGLAQSAGLDAYKKTELPGLPESNTVRIVVLDTLGELSKLYALATVAFIGGSLAPERGHNVLEVAAHAKPVVFGPHTEDFKEAATALIRKGGGYMVNSANELVNILEIILSNDVLAQKSGERAFQVIEENRGAVEKAIDLISGTFLRTSNLKGTRH is encoded by the coding sequence ATGTTCACATTATATAACGTCTTACAATTAATATTCATCTTTATATTCCTGCCGTTCATCCTGCTTAGAATAGCCTTTACGCCAAAGTACAGACAGAGGATTTTAAACCGGCTGGGGCTACGCCCCCCTTCCATGGATGCGGTAAATGACTCCGGCCCCAGGATATGGATTCACGCCCTGTCCGTGGGTGAGGTGATGTCTTCAATAGCCTTGGTCAGGGAGATACGGCAGCGATTTCCGGATTGGGTGATAATTTACTCTACCTCCACAGCCACAGGAGCGGGTATCGCACGGCAAAAACTCGGTGACATGGTCGATTACCTGATTACTTATCCCCTCGACCTGTTCTGGTCGGTGCGGCAGGTAGTTAAAGACATCAGGCCTGACCTTTTTGTCCTGATTGAGACCGACCTGTGGCCCAATATGCTGAGCGCCCTTTCACGCCGTGGGACACCAATTATCCTGCTGAACGGGCGTATATCAGACGCCTCTTTTAATAATTATAAAAGGTTCAGCCTGTTTTTTGGCCCTATTTTTTCTTTAATAGACAAATTTGCCATGCAGTCACGCGCCGACGAAGAAAGGATGATAGAGCTTGGCATAAGTCCCCGGAAGATATTCAGGATCGGTAACCTGAAATTTGATCAGGAAGGCGTGCAGGTCGGAGAAAAGGAGACCGGGAAGTTAAGACGTAATCTGCACATACCTCCTGGAAGTAAAGTCTTTATCGCCGGCAGTACCCACGCAGGAGAAGAGGAGATAATCCTTTCGGCCTATGGTAAGTTAATTCTTACTTATCCTGATCTCTTTCTCTTACTGGCTCCACGAGACCCGGGGCGGGCGGACGATGTGAAGGGGCTGGCCCAATCTGCCGGTCTTGATGCCTATAAAAAGACTGAACTCCCGGGGTTGCCGGAAAGTAACACGGTGCGGATAGTTGTTCTTGATACGCTTGGGGAACTTTCGAAATTATATGCCCTGGCCACGGTAGCCTTTATCGGCGGCAGTCTGGCGCCGGAACGGGGACATAACGTCCTGGAGGTCGCTGCCCATGCCAAGCCGGTAGTATTCGGGCCTCACACAGAGGATTTTAAAGAGGCGGCCACGGCTCTTATAAGGAAGGGTGGTGGCTACATGGTGAATAGTGCAAACGAACTTGTAAATATTTTAGAAATTATCCTGTCTAACGATGTTTTGGCCCAAAAGTCAGGGGAGAGGGCCTTTCAGGTTATCGAGGAAAATAGAGGCGCAGTGGAGAAGGCCATTGACCTTATTTCTGGAACTTTCCTGCGCACATCAAACCTCAAAGGAACAAGGCATTAA
- the msbA gene encoding lipid A export permease/ATP-binding protein MsbA — protein MSIYKRLFNLIVPYWKRMAVAMTCMVGVALLTSATAYVVKPMLDEVFFKKDMTMIHLIPLAIVFLFLSKGIFYYGYFYLINSVGQKIVADLREAVYRHLNCLSLSYFHRTPTGVLISRVLNDVGMIQGAVSNVVVGILKDTFTVIGLTFVIFYQDWRLALIAMTIFPVAVIPIVKFGRKLRNISTKSQQIVGDVTVLLHEGITGSRIVKAFTMEEYEIKRFRKQIKRLYDIIMSDVKVKAVAHPLMELLGGIGIAFIVWYGGLQVIKGDSTPGTFFSFLTALIMLYEPVKNLSGANSAIQQGVAGAIRVFDLLDTPPEIRDKEGVVALPPIRQHIEFKNVSFRYDEAVVLRDINLKVKAGEILAIVGISGGGKTTLVNLIPRFYDVTDGAIYIDGTDIRDVTISSLRSQIGIVSQQTILFNDTVRNNIAYGDVRKSEGEIIEAARAAYASDFIERLPQRWDTAIGEQGVRLSGGERQRISIARALLKNAPILILDEATSSLDTESELEVQKALDNLMQGRTTLVIAHRLSTIRNADRIIVIKDGAIVEEGKHDELLALGGEYRKLHDMQFRDESDLTAESTKDTES, from the coding sequence ATGTCAATTTATAAACGTCTATTTAATTTGATCGTTCCTTACTGGAAGAGAATGGCCGTAGCCATGACCTGCATGGTGGGAGTGGCCCTTCTTACTTCAGCCACGGCTTATGTAGTAAAGCCCATGCTGGATGAGGTCTTCTTTAAGAAAGACATGACCATGATCCATTTGATTCCGCTGGCCATAGTTTTTCTTTTCTTGAGCAAAGGTATTTTTTACTATGGTTATTTTTACCTTATAAACTCCGTGGGACAAAAGATTGTGGCGGATCTCAGGGAAGCGGTATACAGGCACTTAAATTGCCTATCCCTATCCTATTTCCATCGTACGCCGACCGGCGTCCTTATCTCACGAGTTCTAAACGACGTAGGTATGATTCAGGGTGCGGTTTCAAATGTCGTTGTCGGCATCTTAAAAGATACTTTTACTGTAATAGGTCTGACCTTTGTCATCTTCTATCAAGACTGGAGATTGGCGCTTATAGCCATGACGATATTTCCTGTCGCGGTAATTCCTATCGTTAAATTCGGCAGAAAATTGCGTAACATCAGCACCAAAAGCCAGCAGATTGTGGGAGATGTAACTGTATTGCTGCACGAGGGTATTACCGGCAGTCGTATCGTAAAAGCCTTTACTATGGAAGAGTATGAAATCAAGAGATTCAGAAAGCAGATTAAAAGACTTTACGACATTATCATGAGCGACGTTAAGGTAAAGGCTGTCGCCCATCCCCTTATGGAATTATTGGGTGGTATTGGAATTGCCTTTATAGTGTGGTACGGAGGCTTACAGGTCATAAAAGGCGACTCAACGCCGGGTACATTTTTTTCCTTTCTAACAGCCCTGATAATGCTGTATGAACCGGTGAAAAACCTCAGCGGCGCGAACAGTGCGATACAGCAAGGGGTGGCTGGCGCTATCCGGGTCTTTGACCTTTTAGATACCCCCCCTGAGATAAGAGACAAAGAGGGTGTTGTAGCGCTACCGCCTATCCGGCAGCATATTGAGTTTAAAAATGTATCCTTTAGATATGACGAGGCGGTTGTGCTCAGGGATATAAATCTTAAGGTGAAGGCCGGTGAAATCCTGGCCATTGTCGGGATTAGCGGCGGAGGCAAGACCACGCTGGTCAACCTTATTCCCCGCTTCTATGACGTAACCGATGGCGCAATTTATATTGACGGCACAGACATCAGAGACGTTACCATCTCTTCCCTCCGTTCCCAAATAGGCATAGTGAGCCAGCAGACGATCCTCTTCAATGACACAGTACGTAACAACATAGCCTATGGCGACGTCAGGAAGTCTGAAGGGGAAATAATAGAGGCCGCTCGTGCCGCCTATGCCTCCGATTTTATTGAGAGGTTACCTCAGAGATGGGATACCGCAATCGGTGAACAGGGGGTCAGGCTCTCAGGTGGCGAAAGGCAGCGGATTTCCATCGCCAGGGCGCTTCTTAAAAATGCGCCTATTTTAATTCTGGATGAAGCCACATCTTCTTTGGACACTGAGTCTGAACTTGAGGTGCAGAAGGCCCTGGATAATTTGATGCAGGGAAGGACCACCTTGGTCATTGCCCATCGGCTTTCCACTATTCGAAATGCTGACCGGATTATCGTCATCAAGGATGGAGCCATCGTGGAAGAAGGAAAACATGATGAGCTTTTGGCTTTGGGCGGTGAATATCGTAAATTGCACGATATGCAATTCCGGGATGAGTCGGATCTCACCGCAGAGAGCACAAAGGATACAGAGAGCTGA